In Salisediminibacterium beveridgei, one DNA window encodes the following:
- the rfbA gene encoding glucose-1-phosphate thymidylyltransferase RfbA gives MKGIILAGGTGSRLYPLTKSVSKQILPIYDKPMIYYPLSVLMLAGMKEVLIISTERDLPDFQELLGDGGHIGMELSYQVQAEPKGLADAFILGESFIGEDQVALILGDNIFYGSNFSNQLKRATSLKEGGVIFGCHVNDPRAYGVVEVDKNRNAVSIEEKPENPKSSYAVPGLYFFDNDVIDIAKQVKPSARGELEITSVIDHYMKEGKLKVQLTGRGLAWLDTGTHEALLEASNFVEAIQKRQGLYIACIEEIAFRKGYINANQLKILAQPLSKTDYGDYLMDIATTEGSVRV, from the coding sequence ATGAAAGGAATCATTTTAGCAGGAGGTACCGGATCGAGACTTTACCCATTGACTAAGTCAGTTTCTAAACAGATCTTACCGATCTATGATAAACCGATGATCTATTATCCGTTGTCTGTTTTAATGCTGGCAGGGATGAAAGAAGTGCTAATTATTTCGACGGAACGGGATTTGCCGGATTTTCAGGAATTACTGGGAGATGGCGGGCACATCGGTATGGAACTGAGCTATCAGGTTCAGGCTGAACCGAAAGGTTTAGCAGATGCGTTTATTTTGGGTGAATCCTTTATTGGAGAAGATCAGGTTGCTCTTATTTTAGGAGATAATATCTTTTACGGTTCCAACTTCAGTAACCAACTGAAAAGAGCTACTTCATTGAAAGAAGGCGGTGTGATATTCGGGTGTCATGTGAACGACCCGAGAGCTTATGGTGTCGTTGAAGTCGATAAGAATCGAAATGCGGTTTCCATTGAAGAAAAGCCGGAAAACCCGAAGTCCTCTTACGCTGTACCGGGGCTTTATTTTTTTGATAATGATGTGATTGACATTGCAAAACAGGTTAAGCCTTCAGCACGAGGTGAGTTGGAAATCACCTCAGTCATAGACCACTATATGAAAGAAGGAAAATTGAAAGTGCAGTTGACCGGGCGTGGACTTGCGTGGTTGGATACAGGTACGCATGAAGCTCTTCTTGAAGCGTCAAACTTTGTTGAAGCGATTCAAAAAAGACAGGGTTTATACATTGCCTGTATTGAGGAAATTGCATTTCGTAAAGGCTATATAAATGCCAATCAGCTGAAAATATTAGCGCAACCTTTATCAAAAACCGACTATGGTGATTATTTAATGGATATTGCCACTACTGAGGGGAGTGTTAGAGTGTGA